The nucleotide sequence AAAATTCAGAACAAAGACAGCTTGAAAAGCGATATAAGGTTTACAAAAATAAGTTGACAATGACATTGGGACAAGCAGAGAAAGAATATTATAATGAAatgttaaaagaaaatcaaaataacATTAAAGGTACTTGGAAAATATTAACAGTGTAATCGGAAATAACTGTGTCTGCAGATCTGTCCAATCATCTCATCAATGACAATAATAAGGTTATAAAAAACATCAATGAAGTGGTAAATAAATGTGATTCCGTTTTTGTTAATGTTGGGCCTAATCGCTCAAATTCCATTAAAAAACCTAACGATGGGCGAGTAGAAGGTGGCCGGAATGGAGGAAGTAAAGTGGCACCGTCTATGTTTCTAGGAGAGGTGAGGGAAAATGAAATTAGATCCATTGTAGCAAAATCCCAAAACAAGACATCAACTGGCAGTGATGGGATCAACATGATTATAGTGAAAAAGACTGACTGCATAATCAAACCTCTAAGCTATATTTTTAACCTTTCTTTTCGCACAGGTATTTTTCAGACAGAATGAAAACGGCAAAGGTTATTCCACTTTTTAAAAGGGGAGATAAACACAGCTTTACTAACTACAGACCAGTGTCTTTGCTTTCATAATTCTCCAACTTGCTTGAAAAACTGTTTGTACAAAAATTAGATGCTTTTCTTGAAAAGAATAAATTGCTGTGTGAGAGTCAGTATGGCTTTCAGACAAATTGATCTACATCTTTAGCATTAATGAAAACAATGGAAGAGATTACAACAGCAATGGAGTGTAAGAAAGACTCTACGGGtctatttattgatttaaaaaaagcatTCGACACAATAGATCATAACATATCAGTTTCTAAGTTACATACATATAGTGTGAGAGGAGTAGTTCTAAATTGGTTAAGCAGTTATTTAGATAACAGAAAACAATTCGTACAGTTTGCTGGCAATACATCTGAGTGCATGAAGattgaatgtggagtcccacaaggctcggtgttggggccgaaacttttcattttatatatcaatgacatatgtGAAATGTCAAAGATattgcagtttgttttgtttgcaacTGACGCAATTTTTTTAGTTCAGGAGATGAtttaaaaacgctatatatatatacgtatatatatatacgtatatatatatatatatatatatatatatacacatatatatagcgtttttttccaaaaccatcaatggtgttgtgagtgctcgagaaatgaggagcggaatatcaacaatatatatatgtttatatatatatatatatatatatatatatatatatatatatatatatatatatatatatatatatatatatatatgtgtgtgtgtgtgtgtgtgtgtgtgtgtttatatatatatgtgtttatacacacatacacacacacacacacacacacacgcacacacacaggttgaGATACATATATAGGTTGATATGTAtaggttgatatatatatatatatatatatatatatatatatatatatatatatatatatatatatatatatatatatatatatatatacacattaccgttcaaaagtttgggatcacccaaacaattttgtgttttccatgaaaagtcacacttattcaccaccatatgttgtgaaatgaatagaaaatagagtcaagacattgacaaggttagaaataatgatttgtatttgaaataagattttttttacatcaaactttgctttcgtcaaagaatcctccatttgcagcaattacagcattgcagacctttggcattctagctgttaatttgttgaggtaatctggagaaattgcaccccacgcttccagaagcagctcccacaagttggattggttggatgggcacttctttgagcagattgagtttctggagcatcacatttgtggggtcaattaaacgctcaaaatggccagaaaaagagaactttcatctgaaactcgacagtctattcttgttcttagaaatgaaggctattccatgcgagaaattgctaagaaattgaagatttcctacaccggtgtgtactactcccttcagaggacagcacaaacaggctctaacaggtactatttaatgaagatgccagttggggacctgtgaggcgtctgtttctcaaactagagactctaatgtacttatcttcttgctcagttgtgcaacgtggcctcccacttctttttctactctggttagagcctgtttgtgctgtcctctgaagggagtagtacacaccggtgtaggaaatcttcaatttcttagcaatttctcgcatggaatagccttcatttctaagaacaagaatagactgtcgagtttcagatgaaagttctctttttctggccattttgagcgtttaattgaccccacaaatgtgatgctccagaaactcaatctgctcaaagaagtgcccatccaaccaatccaacttgtgggagctgcttctggaagcgtggggtgcaatttctccagattacctcaacaaattaacagctagaatgccaaaggtctgcaatgctgtaattgctgcaaatggaggattctttgacgaaagcaaagtttgatgtaaaaaaaatcttatttcaaatacaaatcattatttctaaccttgtcaatgtcttgactctattttctattcatttcacaacatatggtggtgaataagtgtgacttttcatggaaaacacaaaattgtttgggtgatcccaaacttttgaacggtagtgtatatatatatatatatagtttttttctgaaaccgtcaatggtgttataagtgctcaactaatgtggagcggaatatcaacacagatacagaaaaaaaagttttaatgcatagcagtgtgtgtgtgtgtatatatgtatatatgtatatatatatatatatatatatatatatatattccagttaatcaagtaaattctttatgagacagtacaagcctgtttcatgccacaagcaatcagattgacagctgatgattgcttatggcatgaaacaggcttgtactgtctcataaagaatttacttgactcactggattttatatatatacatatacatacacacacacacatatatatacacacacatatatatatacacatacacatatatatatatatatatatatatatatatacatacatacatacatacacatatatatatacgctcatgtatacatacacacacacacacacacacacacacacacacacatctgcaaccctgagagcaggataagcggtttggataatggatggatatgtatgtatggatgtgtgtgtgtgtgtgtgtgtgtgtgtgtgtgtgtgtgtgtgtgtatacattaaCTCATCAACTGCCAACTTGGTTAAACAATGTAGTTATTTAAccacattgacagctgatgagtgcgtgacgcacgaaaccgGCTTGTATTGCAATGCACTAAAGGTTTTTTCCTACATGgggtaggctctagcatccccacgaccctgagtacaGATAAGCAGTTTGAttgaatataaatatatataatgaatataaacatatatagatagatatatattgatagatagagatatatatagatatatgtttatattcattatatatatttatattcattcaaactgcttatccttactcagggtcacgggtatgtagtaaaatgtgcaatctatgtctaactgaaaaatattttatcttttgcaaaccagaaatgtccacattgaataataggaatgaattggccagcagttgcagacatagatataagcacctattttgtaattataaacaaatcatgccaatagacaaataccaaaccccccctccccccattggactgttagcgatcacgtggtttttaatttttttaatgtcacacctctcccttccccattgggtgttgcgcacgtgatgtgcatgacgatgcagtaaatggtatgtttcccgagtaactttattgacagctgatgatcgatgattgcttatggcatgaaacaggcttgtactgactcataaagaatttacctgactcactggattatatatatatatatatatatatatatatatattcattcaaactgcttatcgttactcagggttgtggggatactGGAACCtaccccagcaatcattgggcggtatatatatatatatatatatataaaaactttgttaaaagaaacactcaatggtagggaaagtgctcagtaaataagaagcaaaattatccagtgagtcaagtaaattctgtatcAGACAatacaagcctatttcatgccataagcaatgattgcttatggcatgaaacaggctcaaTCATTagtttgattttatatatataaaaaatcctggattttatatatataaaatattggattttatatatatacgtatatatgtatataatactggattatatatacacacacacatttatatacacgtatttatatatattttatatattatgtatgtgtatatatgtgtgtgtgtacgtatatatatatatatatatatatatatatatatatatatattttttttttttagtatagcAATAGTGTATTATTGCATAAACATTTACCATGCAGATAGTTATTTCCTGGAGAAAAAGACAAGTGATGATCTTTAGAAATTGGTGACTGCTAATTTCAGAAACAATTTGTGGCAAATCATTTTATTTTGTGCGTAACATTGCTTGAAGTAGTAGAGTTGATGCACTGTGGCTTAGCCGTGTGATGCCGCTACAGCTCAGGTTATACATGAAAACAGTGTTTCAGGATGCTGTACAAGATCACACTCTTTCTTTTGTCAGCAGTGAGGTAAAGATGCAAGtatgaaaacaaaagaaaacatcaAATTGAGCTTTAGTCTTTACGGCCAAACAGAATATCTTGGTCTTACTAGGTCTTGTTTAGGTAAAACACATTGGTCAGTGGCAGAAGGGTTTCAAAATACAGCATTTGGAGCGTCACAGGGTTCAGACTTTAGGtgggctcaaaaaaaaaaaaaaaaaaaaaagaagaaaaaagaaaaaaaaagattgctaTTCAAATTCTTTGTGTTTATTTAAAAACTATTTCAGCCTCTCGGCTGCGAGGTGCTTAATAGTTATCTGTGATGCGTCTGATAGAGCAGAACTTCGTGTCCTCGTTTCCCATCTCTCTCAGGTTCCTGTACTCCCCGGGCCTCAGGTACAGCATCTTGCCTTTGTAGTTGGGCTGCTCGTACATCAGCCAGTGGCCCTCTAAAACGTTGCAGGATTGCATGTCGGTCATGCGGTAGCGGTCCTGGATGTTGTCGCAGTCGTCCTGCACCTCGTGCATCTGACCTCCGAAGTTCTCCCTCTCGTAGATCCTCATCCTAAAGGGTCCCCTGTGCTTTAAGGGTAAGGGGACAGACGCCATTTCACAACTGCACAGAGTACCATAGGTGCATCCTACTCAACAGCCTCTGCAAGTTAAGAATCTGAAGTGGTTGTGGGTTCAAGTGCAGCCTGAACAGCACAGCCGTGTCCAACACTCAATATTCCACCATCAAGTGGGCATTACGTTACATCTCCTACTGTCAGTAAGTACCTGCACTGTAACACAAACCATGAC is from Lampris incognitus isolate fLamInc1 chromosome 21, fLamInc1.hap2, whole genome shotgun sequence and encodes:
- the LOC130131536 gene encoding gamma-crystallin M3-like; amino-acid sequence: MCLLLLQIIFYEDKNFQGRSYECNTDCSEIGSHLSRCNSCRVESGLFIVYDRPNFTGQQYLLRRGEYPEYQRMMGFNDCIRSCRMIPVHRGPFRMRIYERENFGGQMHEVQDDCDNIQDRYRMTDMQSCNVLEGHWLMYEQPNYKGKMLYLRPGEYRNLREMGNEDTKFCSIRRITDNY